Proteins found in one Streptococcus iniae genomic segment:
- the dtd gene encoding D-aminoacyl-tRNA deacylase, translating into MKIIIQRVSQASVSIDGKIAGAINQGLMLLVGVGPEDDQSDLDYAARKILNMRIFSDTDDKMNLSVQDIGGSILSISQFTLYADTKKGNRPAFTGAAKPDRASQLYDQFNALLAETCPLEKGIFGADMQVSLINDGPVTIVLDTKNK; encoded by the coding sequence ATGAAAATTATCATCCAACGTGTGTCGCAGGCTTCGGTTAGTATTGATGGGAAAATCGCTGGCGCTATCAATCAAGGCTTAATGCTCCTTGTCGGAGTTGGACCAGAAGATGACCAATCAGATTTAGACTATGCTGCGCGAAAAATTCTCAATATGCGTATCTTTTCAGATACTGATGACAAAATGAATTTGTCTGTTCAAGATATTGGAGGAAGCATTCTGTCTATTTCGCAGTTTACCCTCTATGCAGACACCAAAAAAGGGAATAGACCTGCCTTTACGGGGGCTGCTAAACCTGATAGGGCTAGTCAGCTTTATGACCAATTTAATGCTTTGCTAGCTGAAACATGTCCCCTTGAAAAAGGGATTTTTGGAGCAGACATGCAAGTTTCCTTGATTAATGATGGGCCTGTAACCATTGTTTTAGATACAAAAAATAAGTAA
- a CDS encoding glycoside hydrolase family 13 protein yields the protein MQKHWWHKATIYQIYPCSFQDTTGNGIGDLKGITQRLDYLEKLGITAIWLSPVYQSPMDDNGYDISDYQAVADVFGDMADMDCLLDEANKRGIKIIMDLVVNHTSDEHAWFIEARENPQSPERDFYIWRDEPNNLTSIFSGSAWELDAQSGQYYLHLFSKRQPDLNWENEDLRQKIYDMMNFWIDKGIGGFRMDVIDLIGKIPDAEITGNGPKLHDYLKEMNRASFGNHDLLTVGETWGATPEIARLYSRPENQELSMVFQFEHVGLQHKPNRPKWDFAEELDVPALKSIFAKWQTELKLGEGWNSLFWNNHDLPRVLSIWGNDSDYRVKSGKAMAILLHLMRGTPYIYQGEEIGMTNYPFESLSQVNDIESLNYAKEALENGVSKANIIESIRQVGRDNARTPMQWDASPNAGFSSAQEPWLAVNPNFEEINVASALADKDSLFYTYQTLVTLRKEEDWLIDADFTLLETADKVFAYERCLGEDTYLIVVNLSDQDQEFKLSCDHYETIIANTDPQAVIANAKLAAWDAFCIKK from the coding sequence ATGCAAAAACACTGGTGGCACAAAGCTACAATTTATCAAATTTACCCATGCTCATTTCAAGACACAACTGGTAACGGGATTGGTGACCTTAAAGGGATTACGCAACGCTTAGATTATTTGGAGAAACTAGGGATTACGGCTATTTGGTTATCCCCAGTTTACCAATCCCCAATGGATGACAATGGTTATGATATTTCAGATTATCAGGCTGTTGCGGATGTTTTTGGGGATATGGCTGATATGGATTGCCTGCTTGATGAAGCCAATAAACGTGGCATTAAAATCATCATGGACTTAGTGGTCAATCATACGTCTGATGAACATGCTTGGTTTATTGAAGCTAGGGAAAATCCGCAGAGTCCAGAAAGAGATTTTTACATCTGGAGAGATGAGCCTAACAACTTAACATCGATTTTCTCAGGCTCCGCTTGGGAATTAGATGCTCAATCAGGACAATATTATTTGCATCTTTTCAGTAAAAGGCAACCTGACCTTAACTGGGAAAATGAGGACTTGCGTCAAAAAATCTATGATATGATGAATTTCTGGATTGATAAAGGCATTGGTGGTTTCCGTATGGATGTTATTGACTTAATTGGCAAGATTCCTGACGCTGAAATCACAGGTAACGGCCCTAAATTACATGATTACTTGAAAGAAATGAATCGTGCAAGTTTTGGAAACCATGATTTACTCACAGTTGGAGAAACTTGGGGGGCGACTCCTGAGATTGCCAGACTTTATTCTCGCCCTGAAAATCAAGAATTGTCAATGGTTTTTCAATTTGAGCATGTTGGCTTACAACACAAACCCAATCGTCCTAAATGGGATTTTGCAGAGGAACTAGATGTTCCGGCTTTGAAATCTATTTTCGCCAAGTGGCAGACAGAGCTTAAATTGGGTGAAGGCTGGAACTCGCTTTTTTGGAATAATCATGATTTACCTCGGGTATTGTCCATCTGGGGAAATGACAGTGACTATAGGGTTAAATCAGGAAAAGCAATGGCAATCTTGCTTCATTTGATGCGAGGAACTCCTTACATTTATCAAGGTGAGGAAATTGGGATGACCAATTATCCCTTTGAGTCTTTGAGTCAGGTCAATGATATTGAGTCTTTAAATTATGCTAAAGAAGCTCTTGAAAATGGTGTTTCAAAAGCGAATATTATAGAGAGTATTCGTCAGGTTGGTCGCGACAACGCTAGAACTCCTATGCAATGGGATGCTAGTCCAAATGCAGGTTTCTCAAGTGCTCAAGAACCATGGTTGGCTGTTAATCCGAACTTTGAGGAAATTAATGTGGCCAGTGCCTTGGCTGACAAAGACTCGCTCTTTTACACTTATCAAACATTAGTGACCCTTCGTAAAGAAGAGGACTGGCTAATTGATGCTGATTTCACCTTGCTTGAGACTGCCGACAAGGTTTTTGCCTATGAACGTTGTTTAGGTGAGGACACTTATTTGATAGTGGTTAATCTATCTGATCAAGACCAAGAGTTTAAGTTATCTTGTGATCATTACGAGACGATTATTGCAAACACAGATCCACAAGCAGTCATTGCCAATGCTAAATTAGCAGCCTGGGATGCCTTTTGTATTAAAAAATAA
- a CDS encoding GtrA family protein: MSKQVLKSEVFAYLIFGLLTTLLYLLIRFFVYQMTGQATLSAAIANVTAILFAFITNDQFVFPQKPQGVLKRFWQFVLVRLSTLVMDLALAYFLVEKYPQIIACFVGNDLSRVNKVESVLAQILIIAVNYFVSKYLIFRNHN, translated from the coding sequence TTGTCAAAACAAGTCTTAAAAAGTGAGGTGTTTGCTTATTTGATTTTTGGCCTGTTGACAACTCTCCTCTATCTACTTATTCGATTTTTTGTCTATCAAATGACAGGACAAGCGACCTTGTCGGCGGCAATTGCTAATGTTACGGCAATTCTTTTTGCTTTTATCACCAATGATCAGTTTGTATTTCCACAAAAACCGCAAGGGGTGCTCAAACGATTTTGGCAGTTTGTTCTTGTAAGGTTGTCAACCTTGGTGATGGATCTTGCTTTAGCCTATTTTCTTGTAGAGAAATACCCACAAATAATTGCTTGTTTTGTGGGAAATGATTTGTCAAGGGTTAATAAAGTAGAGTCTGTTTTGGCGCAAATCTTAATCATTGCTGTCAATTACTTTGTTAGCAAATACCTTATTTTTAGAAATCATAACTGA
- a CDS encoding ABC transporter ATP-binding protein, with translation MVELNLNHIYKKYPNTTHYAVEDFDLDIKDKEFIVFVGPSGCGKSTTLRMIAGLEDISEGELKIDGEVVNDKSPKDRDIAMVFQNYALYPHMSVYDNMAFGLKLRKYKKDDIDKRVKEAAEILGLTEFLDRKPADLSGGQRQRVAMGRAIVRDAKVFLMDEPLSNLDAKLRVSMRAEIAKIHRRIGSTTIYVTHDQTEAMTLADRIVIMSATKNPQGNGTIGKIEQVGSPQELYNLPANKFVAGFIGSPAMNFFEVTVKDGRMTSEDGLDIAIPEGQEKILEAAGYKGKKVTFGIRPEDISGNQIVQDTYPNASVCAEVLVSELLGSETMLYVKLGQTEFASRVDARDFHNPGEQVNLTFNVAKGHFFDIDTEQAIR, from the coding sequence ATGGTAGAATTAAATTTAAATCATATCTACAAAAAATACCCAAACACAACACATTACGCTGTTGAAGATTTTGATTTGGATATCAAAGACAAAGAATTTATTGTTTTTGTAGGCCCATCAGGATGTGGGAAGTCAACAACGCTTCGTATGATTGCTGGTCTGGAAGATATTTCAGAAGGGGAACTTAAAATCGATGGCGAAGTGGTTAATGACAAATCACCTAAAGACCGTGATATCGCAATGGTTTTCCAAAACTATGCCCTCTACCCACACATGTCAGTTTACGACAACATGGCTTTTGGTTTGAAACTGCGTAAATACAAAAAAGATGATATTGACAAACGGGTTAAAGAGGCGGCTGAAATTCTTGGTTTAACAGAATTTTTAGACCGTAAACCAGCTGATCTTTCTGGTGGACAACGTCAGCGTGTTGCGATGGGACGTGCCATTGTCCGTGACGCTAAAGTATTCTTGATGGATGAACCTTTATCAAACTTAGATGCCAAACTACGTGTTTCAATGCGTGCTGAAATTGCAAAAATTCACCGTCGTATTGGGTCAACTACAATCTATGTTACCCACGACCAAACAGAAGCTATGACTTTGGCTGACCGTATCGTTATCATGAGTGCAACAAAAAACCCTCAAGGAAATGGTACTATAGGTAAAATCGAACAAGTTGGTTCACCACAAGAATTGTATAATCTTCCTGCAAATAAATTTGTTGCTGGCTTTATTGGAAGCCCTGCTATGAACTTCTTTGAAGTAACTGTAAAAGATGGCAGAATGACAAGTGAAGATGGTTTGGATATTGCTATTCCTGAAGGTCAAGAGAAAATTCTTGAAGCTGCTGGTTACAAAGGTAAAAAAGTGACTTTTGGAATCCGTCCAGAAGATATTTCAGGCAATCAAATCGTCCAAGATACTTATCCAAATGCAAGTGTTTGTGCGGAAGTTTTAGTATCTGAACTTTTAGGTTCAGAAACAATGCTTTATGTGAAATTAGGGCAAACAGAATTTGCTTCTCGTGTAGATGCCCGTGATTTCCATAATCCAGGTGAACAAGTCAATTTGACTTTCAATGTTGCAAAAGGACATTTCTTTGACATTGACACGGAACAAGCAATTCGCTAG
- a CDS encoding helix-turn-helix domain-containing protein produces MELKELFPGVTCGAFPLSDDAFVSIEEDGRFFHFPKDSLSERELSLLSLKTGQKLKNRPHLTAWEGYLLKGTGKLPDLLEFYQFLYLNHHQSLSEELIDLLVTLLGGVQAVVRISQSRTAFLLNPKEEGDAYQILKDVLPTVENDFGLALSAFLGNPWTLGTNNQLKAFFEEENTLFSAYLSRKGDKKLTYFSELMVWSLLVQISVEAIQDHFNQIFLQNKDVSDIVTALWQCQGNMVQTAQRLFIHRNSLQYKLDKLLAQSGLNLKNLDDLAFVHLFLLT; encoded by the coding sequence ATGGAACTGAAAGAATTATTTCCGGGTGTGACTTGTGGAGCGTTTCCGCTATCAGACGATGCCTTTGTTAGTATTGAAGAAGATGGGCGTTTTTTTCATTTCCCTAAGGATAGTTTGTCTGAAAGGGAATTGTCTCTTCTTTCTTTAAAAACGGGTCAGAAGTTAAAAAACAGGCCTCATTTAACAGCTTGGGAAGGTTATTTATTAAAAGGAACTGGGAAATTGCCTGATCTTTTAGAGTTTTATCAGTTTCTTTATCTTAATCACCATCAGTCTCTTTCTGAGGAGTTGATTGATCTGTTGGTTACACTTTTGGGCGGTGTTCAAGCAGTGGTGAGAATTAGTCAGTCGCGGACGGCCTTTTTACTTAACCCTAAAGAAGAAGGGGATGCCTATCAGATTCTTAAGGATGTTTTGCCAACAGTAGAAAATGATTTTGGTTTAGCCTTGTCGGCCTTTCTAGGGAATCCTTGGACATTAGGGACAAATAACCAGCTTAAAGCTTTTTTTGAGGAAGAAAATACACTTTTTTCAGCTTATTTATCTCGAAAAGGCGATAAGAAGTTAACCTATTTTTCAGAGCTAATGGTATGGTCTCTTTTAGTTCAGATATCAGTGGAAGCTATTCAAGATCATTTTAATCAAATTTTTCTTCAAAATAAGGACGTTTCGGATATAGTGACTGCTCTTTGGCAATGCCAAGGGAATATGGTGCAGACTGCCCAACGTTTGTTTATTCACCGCAACTCATTACAATACAAATTGGACAAATTATTAGCTCAATCAGGCTTAAACCTTAAGAATTTAGACGATTTAGCATTTGTTCATCTCTTTTTGTTAACATAA
- a CDS encoding YdeI/OmpD-associated family protein, whose amino-acid sequence MTEPLFKKLKMAKFQDITLMKLAREKSVFDHFPQNAFPADLIVGYVYHLEEMKELIFRVFNEKLLKPNGHLYLMYPKTKNKLGYEAIGRDSIFPFLKVDQDNGYVEGTTIKFNRMNALDDNYTLLGLKYTKEVEERSASKSSQKVADYVEKINDVKAYLTTHPKEKVFFEQLTPGYQRGWARYIYSAKTKATQEKRQTEMLDILKAGFKSRELYRASLKS is encoded by the coding sequence ATGACAGAACCATTGTTTAAAAAATTGAAGATGGCTAAATTCCAAGATATAACCTTAATGAAGCTGGCTAGGGAAAAGAGTGTTTTTGATCACTTTCCGCAAAATGCCTTTCCTGCTGATTTAATTGTGGGCTATGTTTATCACTTAGAAGAGATGAAAGAGCTTATTTTTAGGGTTTTTAATGAAAAGCTTCTTAAGCCTAATGGACACCTTTACCTTATGTATCCAAAAACCAAAAATAAGTTGGGTTATGAGGCTATTGGTCGTGATAGTATTTTCCCATTTTTGAAGGTTGATCAAGACAATGGTTATGTTGAGGGAACGACCATTAAATTCAATCGAATGAATGCACTAGATGACAATTACACTCTTTTGGGACTTAAATATACTAAGGAAGTGGAAGAAAGATCAGCATCTAAATCTAGCCAAAAAGTTGCAGATTATGTGGAGAAAATTAATGATGTCAAAGCTTATCTTACAACCCATCCCAAAGAAAAGGTATTTTTTGAGCAGTTAACACCCGGCTATCAAAGAGGGTGGGCCAGATATATTTACTCAGCAAAAACAAAGGCGACACAAGAGAAACGTCAAACAGAGATGCTTGATATCCTTAAAGCTGGTTTTAAATCACGCGAACTCTATCGAGCTAGCTTGAAATCATAG